A genome region from Nocardia sp. NBC_01730 includes the following:
- a CDS encoding DUF1707 SHOCT-like domain-containing protein yields MGESAGPPASIADRERAMRELTQHLGAGRLSLTEFDELSAVVAAATSKTQLAELFADLPGSTPQAPEMPPTNPLPRLVVVAGAAVVLAIVLALTTGNWLWLLVILAAPALFILTARTV; encoded by the coding sequence ATGGGTGAATCTGCGGGTCCCCCGGCCAGCATCGCGGACCGCGAGCGAGCGATGCGCGAGCTGACGCAACACCTCGGCGCGGGCAGACTGAGCCTGACCGAATTCGACGAACTCAGCGCGGTCGTCGCAGCGGCGACCAGCAAGACTCAGCTGGCCGAACTGTTCGCCGACCTGCCAGGCAGCACACCGCAGGCACCGGAGATGCCACCGACCAATCCACTGCCACGCCTCGTGGTGGTGGCGGGGGCGGCCGTGGTCCTCGCGATAGTCCTCGCTCTGACCACCGGCAACTGGCTGTGGTTGCTCGTTATCCTGGCCGCACCAGCGCTTTTCATACTCACCGCACGGACGGTCTGA
- a CDS encoding serine/threonine-protein kinase — translation MPPRLPNPWSTPQFAEGQPKQHAVAVESMPSIVERTAAADIAAIAATTSSELTISTAELLDGLESDPGSGRSGRSRPSGRRLGDGLVSMPKVSPLDPRSAVMQSPEMPEHKRFCWKCQQPVGRTTDAGPGVVEGECGRCGSPFNFQPSLQPGEMVADQYEVQGCLAHGGLGWIYLAVDRNVSDRWVVLKGLQNPLDFEAHVVALAERQFLSEVAYPGIVKIHNFVKHQSRRDVPDGYIVMEYVGGRSLKKMLDLRAPERIPVSEAIAFMMEILPALDYLHSFGLAYNDFKPDNIMVSEDEVKLIDLGAVAAMESYGSIYGTPGYQAPEITETGPTVASDIYSVGRTLAALVLDMPKTSDGHQLPGIPSADEQPLLLRYPSLDRLLRRATDLDPQRRFPTAYSMYGQLAGVLRMVLAADTGTEHPQASLEFGSMRGDFGIETLIGQTDGMADGRHRLPALDAPSVVAALPVPLIDSEDPSADLLSTLLHGDPRHALDALRRTADRIVSGTIREPETFELEGTLTAVRAHLDLGEVVPACDRLADLRPSYATDWRIEWYSAVAALLDGQYERAYEYFDLVHGMLPGEIAPALALAATAELTLQHLGQPDDDNRWHQLAMEYYRTVWRTNHGVVSAAFGLARRLAADGALLEAVAVLDQVPAASRYQSVARMTGCLLLVSQPIPETTEADLIEAAARLDAAPDEPRALQLQVIVVGAALEWVRAGGQSAESEATLLGFPVTSLGLQRGLESSLRALARIAPHRLHRYRLVDLANHVRPKSRW, via the coding sequence ATGCCCCCACGGCTGCCCAATCCGTGGTCGACGCCTCAATTTGCCGAGGGACAGCCGAAGCAGCATGCCGTCGCTGTCGAGTCGATGCCGAGCATCGTCGAACGTACGGCCGCCGCTGACATCGCCGCCATCGCCGCCACCACCTCTTCGGAACTCACTATCAGCACCGCCGAGTTGCTCGACGGCCTCGAATCGGATCCCGGTTCCGGCCGCAGCGGCCGGTCCCGACCGAGTGGGCGAAGGTTGGGTGATGGCCTCGTGTCCATGCCCAAGGTGAGCCCGCTCGATCCGCGTTCCGCGGTCATGCAGAGCCCGGAAATGCCGGAGCACAAACGGTTTTGCTGGAAGTGTCAGCAGCCGGTGGGCCGCACCACCGATGCTGGACCCGGCGTGGTGGAGGGCGAGTGCGGTCGGTGCGGATCGCCGTTCAACTTCCAGCCCTCGCTCCAGCCAGGGGAAATGGTCGCCGACCAGTACGAGGTGCAGGGCTGTCTGGCCCACGGCGGGCTCGGCTGGATCTATCTCGCCGTCGATCGCAATGTGAGCGACCGCTGGGTGGTGCTGAAGGGGCTGCAGAATCCGCTCGACTTCGAGGCCCATGTAGTCGCGCTCGCCGAACGCCAGTTCCTCTCCGAGGTGGCCTACCCCGGCATCGTCAAGATCCACAACTTCGTCAAGCACCAGTCCCGCCGCGACGTTCCCGACGGCTACATCGTCATGGAGTACGTCGGCGGCCGCTCACTGAAGAAAATGCTCGATCTGCGGGCACCGGAACGCATTCCAGTCTCGGAGGCGATCGCCTTCATGATGGAGATCCTTCCCGCGCTGGACTATCTGCACTCGTTCGGACTCGCCTACAACGACTTCAAGCCCGACAACATCATGGTCAGCGAGGACGAGGTCAAGCTGATCGATCTCGGCGCGGTCGCCGCCATGGAGTCCTACGGAAGCATCTACGGCACCCCCGGCTACCAGGCGCCCGAGATTACCGAGACCGGCCCGACAGTGGCCTCGGACATCTACTCCGTCGGCCGCACCCTAGCCGCACTGGTGTTGGACATGCCCAAGACCTCCGACGGCCACCAGCTGCCCGGGATTCCTTCGGCGGACGAGCAGCCGCTGCTCCTGCGCTATCCGTCGTTGGACCGGCTGTTGCGGCGGGCCACCGACCTGGATCCGCAGCGCCGCTTCCCGACCGCCTATTCGATGTATGGCCAGCTCGCGGGCGTTCTCCGGATGGTACTCGCCGCCGATACGGGCACGGAGCATCCCCAGGCTTCGCTCGAATTCGGTTCCATGCGTGGCGATTTCGGCATCGAGACGCTGATCGGACAGACCGACGGCATGGCCGACGGACGTCATCGGCTCCCCGCGCTGGATGCGCCGAGCGTCGTTGCGGCCCTGCCGGTTCCGTTGATCGACAGCGAGGATCCCAGCGCCGACCTGCTGTCCACCCTGCTGCACGGCGACCCGAGGCACGCCCTCGACGCGCTGCGCCGCACTGCGGACCGGATCGTCTCCGGAACGATCCGGGAGCCGGAGACCTTCGAGCTGGAGGGAACGCTGACGGCAGTCCGCGCGCATCTCGACCTGGGGGAGGTGGTGCCCGCGTGCGACCGGCTCGCCGACCTGCGACCGAGCTACGCCACCGACTGGCGCATCGAGTGGTACTCGGCCGTTGCCGCGCTGCTGGACGGCCAGTACGAGCGCGCCTACGAGTACTTCGATCTGGTGCACGGCATGCTGCCCGGTGAGATCGCGCCCGCCCTTGCGCTGGCGGCCACCGCGGAACTCACGCTGCAGCATCTCGGCCAGCCCGACGACGACAACCGCTGGCATCAGCTCGCCATGGAGTACTACCGGACGGTGTGGCGGACCAACCACGGCGTGGTGAGCGCGGCCTTCGGACTGGCCCGCAGGCTCGCGGCCGACGGCGCACTGCTCGAGGCCGTCGCCGTCCTGGACCAGGTGCCTGCGGCCTCGCGGTATCAGAGCGTGGCGCGGATGACCGGCTGTCTGCTGCTGGTCTCGCAGCCGATCCCGGAGACCACCGAGGCCGACCTCATCGAGGCGGCGGCGCGACTCGACGCCGCGCCGGACGAGCCGAGGGCGCTGCAACTACAGGTCATCGTGGTAGGTGCGGCGCTGGAGTGGGTGCGCGCCGGCGGGCAGTCGGCGGAATCCGAGGCGACCCTGCTCGGTTTCCCGGTCACCTCGCTGGGCTTGCAGCGCGGGCTCGAGTCCAGTCTGCGCGCGCTGGCCCGGATCGCGCCGCACCGCCTGCACCGGTATCGGCTCGTCGACCTGGCCAATCACGTGCGGCCGAAGTCCAGGTGGTGA
- a CDS encoding MerR family transcriptional regulator yields the protein MEYTIDELAREAGTTVRSLRVYHERGVLPPPQVKGRTGFYSADHLNRVRTISRLLDRGIKINGIKELLKAWDRGDDLGDILGVVEPDLAETTVLAAGDMIAATELAERYREVPNGLARVVAAGLYEPVDAATYRIADRRLVHSLDRIVDAGIPADEVLGELEKLRADADRIARRFVDLFRRTALASFQESDRGPVEVAELAEQLTATRAVPGAATAELVNLFIARYLSQDTELADALPEA from the coding sequence GTGGAGTACACGATCGACGAGCTGGCGCGGGAGGCCGGTACGACCGTGCGCAGCCTGCGGGTTTACCACGAGCGTGGCGTGCTGCCGCCGCCTCAGGTCAAGGGGCGTACCGGCTTCTACAGTGCCGACCATTTGAACCGGGTGCGGACCATCAGCAGGCTGCTCGATCGGGGGATCAAAATCAATGGCATCAAGGAATTGCTCAAAGCCTGGGATCGCGGTGACGACCTGGGTGACATTCTCGGCGTCGTCGAGCCCGACCTGGCCGAGACGACCGTTCTGGCTGCCGGAGACATGATCGCGGCGACCGAACTCGCCGAGCGCTACCGCGAAGTGCCCAACGGTCTCGCGAGGGTCGTCGCGGCGGGGCTGTACGAGCCGGTGGACGCGGCGACCTATCGGATCGCGGATCGTCGGCTGGTGCACAGCCTCGATCGCATCGTGGACGCCGGTATCCCGGCCGACGAGGTGCTCGGCGAACTGGAGAAGCTGCGCGCTGACGCCGATCGCATCGCCCGCCGTTTCGTCGACCTCTTCCGCCGCACCGCCTTGGCGTCGTTCCAGGAATCCGACCGAGGCCCGGTAGAGGTCGCCGAGCTAGCGGAACAGCTGACGGCGACGCGCGCGGTCCCCGGCGCGGCGACCGCCGAGCTCGTAAATCTGTTCATCGC